Proteins encoded in a region of the Spiribacter sp. 1M189 genome:
- a CDS encoding HU family DNA-binding protein: MNKSELIDAVAESAGLSKADATKAVDAFASTVTDALKQGDQVTLVGFGTFTVRERAARTGRNPRTGASINIPASKVPGFKAGKALKDSVN, translated from the coding sequence ATGAACAAGTCTGAACTGATCGACGCCGTCGCCGAGTCGGCCGGCCTGTCCAAGGCTGACGCCACCAAGGCCGTCGACGCCTTTGCGTCGACCGTGACCGACGCGCTGAAGCAGGGTGACCAGGTGACGCTGGTAGGATTTGGCACCTTCACGGTCCGCGAGCGTGCTGCGCGCACCGGGCGCAACCCGCGGACGGGGGCATCGATCAACATCCCGGCCTCGAAGGTTCCGGGTTTCAAGGCTGGCAAAGCCCTGAAGGATTCGGTAAACTAA
- a CDS encoding extracellular solute-binding protein: MGKFDRARWTAASVVCVLLSCAPALALAQAEHAMALHGEPKYGPGFEHFDYVNPQAPTGGTLKMANVAASTFDSLHPFILRGTAAEGIGLIYDTLTERSLDEAFTEYGLIAESMEVADDNSQVRFNLREEARFHDGEPVTAEDVAWTFRALREDGHPQYRAYYQDVDRVEVVDDHTVVFHFANPGNAELPMILGQLPVLPEHYWAGRDFTSTTLEPPLGSGPYRVAEVDQGRRVVYERVDDYWAEDLPVKRGRHNIDRISYDYYRDGTVALQALKAGEYDLRQENVSRNWATAYDIPAVEEGLLQLEEIPHDRPAGMQGFFFNTRREIFSDPRVREALSYAFDFEWTNQNLFYGAYERTRSFFENSELAATGLPSEAELAVLEPYRDQLPERVFTEAYEPPSTEGGSLRRNLRKALTLLNEAGWQVEDGVLTNTQTGQPMAFEILLVSPSFERVVLPFKRNLERLGVEVTVRTVDPTQYQNRMDDFDFDMTVHVAPQSLSPGNEQRDFWSCEAADVNGSRNVAGLCDPVVDELVQKIIDAPNREALVTRARALDRVLQWTFIAIPNWYIDRFRVAYWDRFGRPPENPPYGLALDTWWVDPARAERVENR; this comes from the coding sequence ATGGGGAAATTCGACAGGGCCCGGTGGACGGCGGCCTCAGTCGTATGTGTGCTGTTGTCCTGTGCGCCGGCACTCGCACTCGCCCAGGCCGAGCATGCCATGGCGCTGCACGGCGAGCCGAAATACGGGCCGGGCTTCGAGCACTTCGACTATGTCAATCCGCAGGCGCCAACGGGTGGTACGCTCAAGATGGCCAATGTCGCCGCGTCGACCTTTGACAGCCTCCACCCGTTCATTCTCCGGGGCACGGCGGCCGAGGGGATCGGCCTTATCTATGACACCCTCACCGAGCGCTCCCTGGACGAGGCATTCACGGAATACGGCCTGATCGCCGAGTCGATGGAGGTGGCTGACGACAACAGCCAGGTTCGTTTCAATCTGCGCGAGGAGGCTCGGTTCCATGATGGCGAGCCCGTGACCGCCGAGGATGTGGCCTGGACCTTCCGGGCGCTGCGCGAAGACGGCCATCCACAGTATCGGGCCTACTATCAGGATGTGGATCGGGTCGAGGTGGTTGATGACCACACGGTGGTGTTCCACTTCGCCAACCCGGGCAACGCCGAATTGCCGATGATCCTCGGCCAGCTCCCGGTGTTGCCCGAGCACTACTGGGCCGGACGGGATTTCACCTCGACGACCCTTGAACCGCCGCTTGGCAGTGGTCCTTACCGCGTCGCCGAGGTGGATCAAGGCCGGCGAGTCGTCTACGAACGGGTTGATGATTACTGGGCGGAGGATCTGCCCGTCAAGCGCGGCCGCCACAATATCGATCGCATCAGTTATGACTATTACCGGGATGGCACCGTCGCGCTCCAGGCGCTGAAGGCGGGTGAATACGATCTGCGCCAGGAGAATGTCTCGCGCAACTGGGCCACCGCTTACGACATACCGGCGGTTGAGGAGGGGCTGCTGCAGCTCGAGGAAATCCCCCATGATCGTCCCGCCGGCATGCAGGGATTCTTCTTCAATACCCGCCGCGAGATCTTCTCCGATCCCCGGGTACGCGAGGCACTGTCCTACGCGTTCGACTTCGAGTGGACCAACCAGAACCTTTTCTACGGCGCCTATGAGCGGACGCGCAGCTTTTTCGAGAACTCCGAGCTGGCGGCAACCGGGCTGCCCTCGGAGGCGGAGTTGGCCGTGCTCGAGCCCTACCGCGATCAACTGCCGGAACGGGTCTTTACCGAGGCTTATGAGCCGCCGAGCACTGAGGGTGGCAGCCTCCGGCGGAATCTGCGCAAGGCGCTGACGCTCCTGAACGAGGCCGGCTGGCAGGTCGAGGACGGCGTGCTCACGAACACGCAGACCGGTCAGCCCATGGCCTTCGAGATCCTCCTTGTCTCACCGTCCTTCGAGCGTGTCGTCCTCCCCTTTAAGCGCAATCTCGAGCGCCTGGGGGTTGAAGTAACCGTCCGGACGGTGGATCCGACGCAGTACCAGAACCGAATGGACGACTTCGACTTCGACATGACGGTGCATGTCGCACCGCAGTCGCTGTCGCCCGGTAACGAGCAGCGCGACTTCTGGAGCTGCGAGGCGGCCGACGTCAACGGCAGCCGCAACGTGGCCGGTCTCTGTGATCCCGTTGTCGATGAGCTGGTCCAGAAGATCATCGATGCGCCGAACCGCGAGGCCCTGGTGACCCGGGCGCGGGCGCTGGATCGGGTGCTGCAGTGGACGTTCATTGCCATCCCCAACTGGTACATCGACCGGTTCCGGGTGGCTTATTGGGATCGTTTTGGCCGACCGCCCGAGAACCCGCCCTACGGCCTGGCGCTGGACACCTGGTGGGTGGATCCGGCACGGGCGGAACGCGTCGAAAACCGTTAG
- a CDS encoding ABC transporter ATP-binding protein has product MSAELLRIEDLAIAFGSEDPRPPTVQGVNLSLDAGETLALVGESGSGKSITALSIPQLLPYPLASHPAGSIRLDGEELIGAPSARLRALRGGTLGMVFQEPMTSLNPLHTLDKQIGETLRIHQGMTPAAARDRIVELLELVRLPEASARLGAFPHQLSGGQRQRVMIAMAIANNPRLLIADEPTTALDVTIQAEILALLADLKDRLGMAMLFISHDLNVVRRIADRVAVMRQGEVVEQGAVESVFSRPRHGYTRMLLSAEPAGRPAPVTDAEPVLAARDLRVWFPRRAGLFQRVVSHLKAVDGVDLQVRPGETLGVVGESGSGKTTLGMALLRLQPARGEILFQGRDISSVDKRALRPLRREFQVVFQDPFGSLSPRMSVEQIIGEGLGVHGIGSDAAERGQLARAALEEVGLDPALAERFPHELSGGQRQRVAVARAIVLKPRLIVLDEPTSALDRSVQSQLVELLRTLQSRHGLAYIFISHDLKVVRAMSHRMIVMQGGRVMESGSAEQVFTDPRDPYTQRLLAAALDTS; this is encoded by the coding sequence ATGAGCGCCGAGCTGTTGCGGATCGAGGATCTGGCCATCGCCTTTGGCAGCGAAGATCCTCGGCCACCCACCGTGCAGGGAGTCAACCTGTCGCTGGATGCCGGCGAGACCCTGGCCCTGGTGGGGGAGAGCGGTTCAGGCAAGTCGATCACGGCGCTCTCCATTCCGCAGCTCCTGCCTTATCCGCTGGCGAGTCACCCGGCTGGCAGCATCCGGCTCGATGGCGAGGAGCTGATCGGCGCACCGTCGGCTCGACTCCGCGCGCTCCGCGGCGGGACGCTGGGCATGGTCTTTCAGGAGCCCATGACCTCCTTGAATCCGCTGCATACGCTCGATAAGCAGATCGGCGAGACGCTGCGCATTCATCAGGGGATGACGCCGGCCGCCGCCCGCGACCGGATTGTCGAGCTGCTCGAACTGGTGCGCCTGCCGGAGGCCTCGGCACGACTGGGGGCCTTCCCGCACCAGCTCTCCGGGGGGCAGCGCCAGCGGGTGATGATCGCCATGGCCATTGCCAACAACCCCCGTCTGCTGATTGCCGATGAGCCGACCACCGCCCTCGATGTCACGATCCAGGCGGAGATTCTGGCGTTGCTGGCCGATCTCAAGGATCGCCTCGGCATGGCCATGCTCTTTATCAGCCACGACCTTAACGTGGTCCGGCGCATTGCCGATCGGGTGGCGGTCATGCGGCAGGGCGAGGTTGTGGAGCAGGGCGCGGTTGAGTCGGTGTTCAGCCGCCCGCGCCACGGCTACACCCGAATGCTGCTCTCCGCCGAGCCGGCCGGAAGACCGGCGCCCGTCACCGACGCGGAGCCGGTGCTCGCCGCTCGGGATCTGCGGGTCTGGTTCCCGCGTCGCGCGGGGTTGTTCCAGCGTGTGGTCAGCCATCTCAAGGCCGTGGATGGTGTCGACCTGCAGGTCCGGCCAGGCGAGACGCTGGGTGTGGTGGGGGAGAGCGGATCGGGCAAGACCACCCTTGGCATGGCGCTGCTGCGCCTGCAGCCGGCGCGGGGTGAAATCCTCTTCCAGGGACGCGACATCAGTTCGGTGGACAAGCGCGCCCTGCGGCCACTGCGGCGGGAGTTCCAGGTGGTCTTCCAGGACCCCTTCGGCAGTCTCAGCCCGAGGATGTCCGTCGAGCAGATCATCGGTGAAGGGCTGGGCGTCCACGGCATCGGCTCGGATGCCGCGGAGCGTGGCCAGCTCGCCCGGGCAGCGCTCGAGGAAGTGGGGCTGGATCCGGCGCTCGCCGAGCGCTTTCCGCACGAGCTCTCCGGGGGTCAGCGCCAGCGTGTGGCCGTGGCCCGCGCGATTGTGCTCAAGCCTCGGCTGATCGTCCTGGATGAACCGACCTCGGCCCTGGACCGCTCGGTGCAGAGCCAGCTTGTGGAGCTGCTGCGCACGCTCCAGAGCCGTCATGGACTTGCCTATATCTTCATCAGCCACGATCTGAAGGTGGTCCGGGCAATGAGCCACCGCATGATCGTCATGCAGGGCGGACGCGTAATGGAATCCGGCTCGGCGGAACAGGTGTTCACCGACCCGCGCGATCCCTATACACAGCGACTGCTGGCGGCGGCGCTGGATACCAGCTGA
- a CDS encoding SurA N-terminal domain-containing protein, with the protein MLLAIRDRTRGWIAYLIVALLVIPFALFGLYNYVGGGGPQIVATVNGEEITRSQLDQAYQQRQAELRQMLGERFDPSLFDTDQLRRQTLQQLIDRQVLVDYAQTNGLQASNADVASSVRSQSIFQVDGSFSMDRYRTILQQNGLTPEAYEAQLRRDLSITLLQRAVETSSFTTDRALDRLLELQGQRRELAWATVPTAAYQDEVEVTGSALQTWYDEHPDRFQLPEQVQLRYLRLSPEGIAEDVTVSASDVEARYEERSASTRNASAREVRHILVNVPDGADETAVETALEEIESARERIQGGETFAAVAESVSDDPGSAAQGGSLGTIERGDVDAAFADAAWSLTPGELSEPVRTSFGWHLIEVTDAPAPEMPPLEQMRDQIREEIALERAERRVIELANELDTLAFENPTTLEPAAQATGVEVETTDWISASGTENGLASETGVVQTAFSDEMLERRENSDLLELSDGGYAVIRVTDYRPARVEPFETVREEVQAAYVREQARASARNAAQSIADAVEAGESLEAAAADVPAAELNPAQWSGRNARALPAGVRETGFRLPMGDGTGQRAGVATLPEGFAAVTVQSVEPGDPTSVDAERRAQLRRTLNELDGQASVNAIVEALRSQAEVRIREDNI; encoded by the coding sequence ATGCTGCTAGCCATCAGAGACCGGACCCGAGGTTGGATCGCCTATCTGATCGTTGCCCTGCTGGTCATTCCGTTCGCCCTGTTCGGGCTCTACAACTACGTTGGTGGCGGTGGACCGCAGATTGTGGCCACCGTAAACGGCGAGGAGATCACGCGCTCCCAGCTTGACCAGGCCTACCAGCAGCGCCAGGCGGAACTGCGCCAGATGCTGGGAGAGCGCTTCGATCCGTCCCTCTTCGATACCGATCAACTCCGACGCCAGACGCTCCAGCAGTTGATCGATCGCCAGGTGCTGGTGGATTACGCGCAAACCAATGGCCTCCAGGCCAGTAACGCCGATGTGGCGAGTTCGGTGCGCAGTCAGTCCATTTTCCAGGTGGACGGCAGCTTCTCCATGGACCGCTATCGCACGATCCTGCAGCAGAACGGGCTGACGCCGGAGGCCTACGAAGCACAGCTCCGTCGGGATCTCTCCATCACGCTGCTGCAGCGTGCGGTGGAGACGAGTTCCTTCACAACGGACCGCGCGCTCGACCGGCTACTGGAACTCCAGGGGCAGCGCCGCGAGCTGGCGTGGGCCACGGTGCCTACCGCCGCCTACCAGGACGAGGTCGAGGTCACTGGGTCTGCCCTGCAGACCTGGTACGACGAGCACCCCGATCGATTCCAGTTACCTGAGCAGGTGCAGTTGCGCTACCTGCGCCTGTCGCCGGAGGGGATCGCCGAAGACGTCACCGTTTCGGCTTCGGACGTCGAGGCGCGATATGAGGAGCGCAGCGCAAGTACTCGTAATGCCTCCGCGAGAGAGGTTCGGCATATCCTGGTGAACGTCCCCGATGGGGCCGATGAAACGGCGGTTGAGACAGCCCTCGAGGAGATCGAGTCGGCGCGTGAGCGCATACAGGGTGGGGAGACATTCGCGGCGGTGGCCGAGTCGGTATCCGACGATCCTGGCTCGGCGGCCCAGGGTGGATCGCTCGGGACAATCGAGCGGGGTGACGTCGATGCGGCGTTTGCGGATGCGGCCTGGTCGCTGACACCGGGTGAACTGAGCGAGCCCGTGCGCACATCCTTTGGCTGGCACCTGATCGAGGTGACCGATGCGCCGGCGCCGGAGATGCCCCCGCTGGAGCAGATGCGCGATCAGATTCGCGAGGAAATCGCGCTGGAGCGCGCCGAGCGGCGGGTCATTGAACTGGCCAACGAGCTTGACACGCTGGCCTTCGAGAATCCGACGACGCTGGAGCCGGCGGCCCAGGCAACGGGCGTTGAGGTCGAAACGACCGATTGGATTTCCGCCTCCGGCACCGAGAATGGGCTGGCCAGCGAGACCGGCGTGGTGCAGACGGCCTTTAGTGACGAGATGCTTGAGCGCCGGGAGAACAGTGATCTTCTCGAGCTCTCCGACGGCGGTTATGCGGTCATCCGGGTGACGGATTATCGACCGGCCCGGGTCGAGCCGTTCGAGACGGTGAGGGAAGAAGTTCAAGCAGCCTATGTGCGCGAGCAGGCCAGGGCCTCTGCCCGCAACGCGGCACAGTCCATCGCGGACGCCGTCGAGGCGGGTGAATCACTGGAGGCCGCCGCCGCCGACGTTCCCGCTGCGGAGCTCAATCCGGCACAGTGGAGCGGGCGGAATGCACGGGCTCTGCCGGCCGGCGTTCGCGAGACCGGTTTCCGGCTGCCGATGGGTGACGGCACCGGACAGCGCGCGGGTGTGGCGACATTGCCCGAGGGATTTGCCGCGGTGACGGTGCAGTCAGTCGAGCCGGGTGACCCGACGTCGGTGGATGCCGAACGGCGCGCTCAGTTGCGCCGTACGCTGAATGAGCTCGATGGGCAGGCGAGCGTGAACGCCATCGTGGAAGCGCTCCGCAGTCAGGCCGAGGTTCGTATCCGCGAAGACAACATCTGA
- a CDS encoding microcin C ABC transporter permease YejB, which produces MHAYIARRLLLMIPTLIGVLLINFVIVQFAPGGPVEQIMAQVQGTADLSTSRFSGVAGDEISGESRGARGLDPAYIAELEAQFGFDRPAHERFLKMLGDYARFDFGESFYRDQTVLELIADKLPVSISLGVWTLLFTYLISIPLGIRKAVRDGSAFDIWTSAVVIVGYAIPGFLFAILLIVVFAGGSYLDWFPLRGLVSDNWETLSWPALILDYLWHMVLPVLAMVIGGFAGLTMLTKNSFLEEINKQYVITARAKGVSERRVLYGHVFRNAMLIVIAGFPAAFVGVLFTGALLIEVIFSLDGLGLLGFQSVVNRDYPVVFGSLFIFTLVGLLLNLLGDLMYMFVDPRIDFERREG; this is translated from the coding sequence TTGCACGCCTACATCGCCCGCCGACTGTTGTTGATGATCCCGACGTTGATCGGCGTGCTGCTGATCAATTTCGTGATCGTTCAGTTCGCACCGGGTGGGCCGGTGGAGCAGATCATGGCCCAGGTGCAGGGCACGGCGGATCTGTCCACCAGTCGCTTCTCCGGCGTAGCCGGTGACGAGATCTCCGGCGAGAGCCGGGGCGCGCGGGGGCTGGACCCGGCCTATATTGCCGAGCTTGAGGCCCAGTTCGGCTTCGATCGGCCAGCCCATGAGCGTTTCCTGAAGATGCTGGGCGACTACGCCCGTTTCGACTTCGGCGAGAGCTTCTACCGGGATCAGACGGTACTCGAGCTGATTGCCGACAAGCTGCCCGTGTCGATCTCGCTGGGTGTCTGGACGCTGTTATTCACCTACCTGATCTCCATTCCACTGGGCATCCGCAAGGCGGTGCGGGATGGTTCGGCCTTTGATATCTGGACCAGCGCAGTGGTGATTGTCGGTTATGCCATCCCGGGCTTCCTGTTCGCCATCCTGCTCATTGTGGTATTCGCCGGGGGCAGTTATCTCGACTGGTTCCCGCTGCGCGGGCTGGTCTCCGACAACTGGGAGACGCTCTCCTGGCCCGCGCTGATCCTCGACTACCTCTGGCATATGGTCCTGCCGGTGCTGGCGATGGTGATCGGCGGCTTCGCCGGGCTGACCATGCTCACCAAGAACTCGTTCCTCGAGGAGATCAACAAGCAGTACGTGATCACCGCTCGGGCCAAGGGGGTGAGTGAACGCCGCGTGCTCTACGGGCACGTCTTCCGCAACGCCATGCTGATCGTCATCGCGGGTTTTCCGGCGGCCTTCGTCGGTGTGCTTTTCACCGGCGCGTTGCTCATTGAGGTCATTTTCTCTCTCGACGGGCTGGGTCTGTTGGGCTTCCAGTCGGTGGTCAACCGCGACTACCCCGTCGTCTTTGGCAGCCTGTTCATCTTCACGCTGGTGGGGCTGCTGCTCAATCTGCTGGGGGATCTGATGTACATGTTCGTCGACCCCCGAATCGACTTCGAGCGGCGGGAGGGCTGA
- a CDS encoding enoyl-ACP reductase FabI, which yields MGFLSNRKALVVGVASNRSIAWGIAEAMHREGAEIALTYQNEKLKKRVEQCAEATGGGPVLPMDVTDDEQIDAVFSELEAVWGHLDIVVHAVGFAPREELEGSFVENTTRAGYAMAHDISAYSFVALARGARPLMQGRNGSLLTLTYLGGERALPNYNVMGPAKASLEAAVRYMANDLGPEGIRVNAVSAGPIRTLAASGIGDFRKMLDYNAAAAPIRRNVGIEEVGNTSAFLCSELASGITGEVVHVDGGFHAVALSNSMLEG from the coding sequence ATGGGTTTTCTTTCCAATCGCAAGGCACTCGTCGTCGGGGTGGCCAGTAATCGCTCCATTGCCTGGGGTATTGCTGAGGCCATGCATCGCGAGGGCGCCGAAATCGCGCTCACCTATCAGAACGAAAAGCTCAAAAAGCGCGTGGAGCAATGCGCCGAGGCCACCGGGGGCGGCCCAGTGCTGCCAATGGATGTCACCGATGACGAGCAGATTGATGCGGTCTTCTCGGAGCTGGAGGCCGTCTGGGGGCATCTGGATATCGTGGTCCATGCCGTGGGGTTCGCACCGCGCGAGGAGCTGGAAGGATCCTTTGTGGAGAACACCACCCGCGCTGGCTATGCCATGGCACACGACATCAGCGCTTACAGCTTCGTCGCGCTGGCCCGCGGGGCGCGGCCGCTCATGCAGGGACGCAACGGCAGCCTGCTCACGCTGACCTATCTCGGCGGTGAGCGGGCCCTGCCCAACTACAACGTCATGGGGCCGGCCAAGGCCAGCCTTGAGGCGGCCGTGCGCTACATGGCCAATGATCTGGGCCCGGAGGGGATCCGCGTCAACGCCGTATCAGCGGGGCCCATCCGCACCCTGGCCGCCTCAGGAATCGGCGATTTCCGCAAAATGCTGGACTACAACGCCGCTGCCGCGCCCATCCGGCGCAATGTGGGCATTGAGGAGGTGGGCAACACGAGCGCGTTCCTGTGCTCTGAGCTCGCCTCGGGTATTACCGGCGAGGTCGTCCACGTCGATGGCGGTTTCCATGCCGTGGCGCTGTCAAACAGTATGCTTGAGGGCTGA
- a CDS encoding ABC transporter permease — MARLNPINQRRWAQFRANRRGWWSLWLFLILFGLSLGAEFIANDRPLLVHYDGGWYFPVLVNYPETTFGGDFPTEAEYRDPFVADLINADGWMIWPPIRYHYDTINYASEAAAPAAPSAENWLGTDDQARDVLARLIYGFRISVLFGLALTLASSLIGVAVGAVQGYFGGRIDLFGQRFIEIWGGLPVLYLLIIMAGFVQPNFWWLLGIMLLFSWTQLVGVVRAELLRVRNFDYVKAARALGVTDGVIIVRHALPNAMVATVTFMPFILTGSITTLTSLDFLGFGLPPGSPSLGELLAQGKANLQAPWLGLTAFFTLAIMLSLLVFIGEAARDAFDPRKTLGGQGG; from the coding sequence ATGGCGCGGCTCAATCCCATCAACCAGCGGCGTTGGGCACAGTTTCGAGCCAATCGCCGGGGCTGGTGGTCGCTGTGGCTGTTCCTGATCCTCTTCGGGCTGTCACTGGGTGCCGAGTTCATCGCCAATGACCGCCCGCTGCTGGTGCACTACGACGGTGGCTGGTATTTCCCGGTGCTGGTCAATTATCCGGAGACCACCTTCGGTGGCGATTTCCCTACCGAGGCGGAATATCGCGATCCGTTTGTCGCCGATCTGATCAATGCCGATGGCTGGATGATCTGGCCGCCCATTCGCTATCACTACGACACCATCAACTATGCGAGCGAGGCCGCCGCACCGGCGGCGCCGTCGGCGGAGAACTGGCTTGGCACCGATGACCAGGCGCGGGATGTGCTGGCCCGTCTGATCTACGGTTTCCGCATTTCGGTGCTGTTCGGGCTGGCGCTGACGCTGGCCAGTTCGTTGATCGGTGTGGCGGTTGGCGCGGTGCAGGGGTACTTCGGCGGGCGGATTGATCTGTTCGGCCAGCGTTTCATCGAGATCTGGGGCGGTCTGCCGGTGCTCTACCTGCTCATCATCATGGCGGGGTTCGTGCAGCCCAATTTCTGGTGGCTGCTGGGCATCATGCTGCTTTTCAGTTGGACGCAGCTGGTCGGCGTCGTGCGGGCGGAACTCCTGCGGGTGCGGAATTTCGATTACGTCAAGGCGGCGAGGGCGCTGGGCGTCACCGATGGCGTGATCATTGTCCGCCATGCCCTCCCCAACGCCATGGTGGCCACCGTCACCTTCATGCCCTTCATCCTGACCGGCTCGATCACCACGCTGACCTCGCTGGACTTCCTCGGCTTCGGTCTACCTCCAGGCTCGCCTTCGCTGGGTGAGCTGCTGGCCCAGGGCAAGGCGAATCTGCAGGCACCCTGGCTGGGGCTCACGGCGTTCTTCACCCTGGCCATCATGCTTTCTTTGCTGGTGTTCATCGGCGAGGCGGCCCGGGATGCCTTCGATCCGCGCAAGACGCTCGGGGGGCAGGGCGGATGA
- the lon gene encoding endopeptidase La gives MSEEMTPISGSVTPVLPLRDVVVYPHMVIPLFVGREKSIQALEAAMAEDKRILLVAQHSAEVDDPTAENLYGVGTVANILQMLKLPDGTVKVLVEGAERARVEGLDDTGEYFTANAVALADEAVDGDPEVEVMTRSLLSLFEQYVKLNKKVPPEILSSLQGIEEPGRLADTIAAHMSLKIDEKQTILEIDNPARRLEHLMGLIEGELDILQVEKRIRGRVKQQMEKSQREYYLNEQMKAIQKELGELEDAPNELEDLEQKIEAAGMSEEAREKADQELGKLRMMSPMSAEATVVRNYLEWMVALPWKKRSRVRHDLERAEKILDADHYGLEKVKERILEYLAVQQRVRKLKGPILCLVGPPGVGKTSLGESIARSINRKFVRMSLGGVRDEAEIRGHRRTYIGSLPGKIVQKLSKVGTRNPLFLLDEVDKMAMDFRGDPASALLEVLDPEQNATFNDHYLEVDFDLSDVMFVCTANTMDIPGPLLDRMEVIRLSGYTEEEKVNIARNYLLPKQIKANGLKAGELEVSDNALRDIARYYTREAGVRNLEREVAKIARRVVKEVLIKPRDKAVQVSTQNLDKYLGVRRHRYGVAESTDQVGRVTGLAWTEVGGELLTIESAVVPGKGRLQNTGQLGDVMKESIHAALTVVRSRARALGIDPEFHQRHDIHIHVPEGAIPKDGPSAGTGMCTALVSALTGIPVSASVAMTGEITLRGEVLPIGGLKEKLLAALRGGIRTVLIPEDNRKDLAEISRDIKGKLDIRTVQWIDQVLEVALTSSPVPLPEAEEGVTEATSKAEAGGESVRPH, from the coding sequence ATGAGTGAGGAAATGACGCCGATCAGCGGATCGGTGACGCCGGTGCTACCGCTGCGTGATGTAGTGGTCTATCCGCACATGGTGATTCCGCTGTTCGTCGGCCGGGAGAAGTCCATACAGGCGCTTGAGGCCGCCATGGCTGAGGACAAGCGCATACTGCTGGTGGCTCAGCACAGTGCCGAGGTGGACGATCCGACGGCTGAAAACCTCTATGGCGTTGGCACCGTCGCCAATATCCTGCAGATGCTCAAGCTGCCGGATGGTACGGTCAAGGTGCTGGTCGAGGGCGCCGAGCGTGCCCGGGTCGAGGGCCTGGATGACACGGGTGAGTACTTCACCGCCAATGCCGTGGCACTTGCCGACGAGGCGGTGGATGGCGATCCGGAAGTGGAGGTGATGACCCGCTCGTTGCTTTCCCTTTTCGAGCAGTACGTCAAGCTCAACAAAAAGGTCCCGCCGGAGATCCTTTCCTCGCTGCAGGGCATCGAGGAGCCCGGCCGTCTCGCGGATACCATAGCCGCGCACATGAGCCTGAAGATCGACGAGAAGCAGACGATACTCGAGATCGACAATCCGGCGCGGCGCCTGGAGCATCTCATGGGCCTGATCGAGGGTGAGCTCGATATCCTTCAGGTCGAAAAGCGCATCCGCGGCCGCGTCAAGCAGCAGATGGAGAAGTCGCAGCGCGAGTACTACCTCAACGAGCAGATGAAGGCGATCCAGAAGGAGCTCGGTGAGCTGGAGGATGCCCCTAACGAGCTCGAGGACCTGGAGCAGAAGATCGAGGCTGCGGGGATGTCGGAGGAGGCCCGGGAGAAGGCCGACCAAGAGCTCGGTAAGCTGCGCATGATGTCGCCGATGTCCGCCGAGGCAACGGTGGTTCGGAACTACCTCGAATGGATGGTGGCGCTGCCCTGGAAGAAACGCAGTCGGGTCCGCCACGATCTGGAGCGGGCGGAGAAGATCCTCGACGCCGACCACTACGGGCTGGAGAAGGTCAAGGAGCGCATCCTTGAGTATCTCGCCGTGCAGCAGCGGGTCCGCAAACTCAAGGGGCCCATCCTCTGCCTGGTGGGGCCGCCGGGCGTGGGTAAGACCTCGCTGGGTGAATCGATCGCACGCTCCATCAACCGCAAGTTCGTGCGCATGTCGCTCGGGGGTGTGCGTGATGAGGCGGAGATCCGCGGGCACCGCAGGACCTACATCGGCTCGCTGCCCGGTAAGATCGTCCAGAAGCTCTCCAAGGTGGGAACGCGCAATCCGCTGTTTCTCCTCGACGAGGTCGACAAGATGGCCATGGACTTCCGCGGCGATCCGGCCTCCGCGCTGCTGGAGGTACTTGACCCCGAGCAGAACGCCACCTTCAACGACCACTATCTGGAGGTGGACTTCGACCTCTCGGACGTCATGTTTGTCTGCACCGCCAACACCATGGATATCCCGGGGCCTTTGCTGGATCGCATGGAGGTGATTCGGCTGTCCGGCTACACCGAGGAAGAGAAGGTCAATATCGCGCGTAACTACCTGTTGCCCAAGCAGATCAAGGCGAACGGGTTGAAGGCCGGCGAGCTGGAGGTCAGCGACAACGCGCTGCGGGACATCGCCCGCTATTACACGCGCGAGGCGGGTGTGCGGAATCTCGAGCGCGAGGTGGCGAAGATCGCCCGCCGCGTGGTCAAGGAGGTGCTGATCAAGCCCCGCGATAAGGCGGTACAGGTCAGTACACAGAATCTCGACAAGTATCTCGGCGTGCGTCGCCATCGATATGGAGTGGCGGAGTCCACCGACCAGGTGGGGCGCGTGACCGGACTGGCATGGACGGAGGTTGGCGGGGAGCTGCTCACCATCGAGAGTGCCGTGGTCCCCGGTAAGGGACGGTTGCAGAACACCGGCCAGCTCGGCGACGTCATGAAGGAATCGATCCATGCGGCGCTCACCGTGGTGCGCAGTCGGGCAAGGGCCCTCGGCATCGATCCGGAATTCCACCAGCGCCATGATATTCATATTCATGTGCCAGAGGGCGCTATCCCGAAGGACGGGCCGAGTGCCGGCACGGGAATGTGTACCGCGCTGGTCTCGGCGCTGACGGGGATCCCGGTGTCTGCCAGCGTCGCCATGACCGGTGAGATCACGCTGCGCGGCGAGGTCCTGCCGATTGGCGGGCTCAAGGAAAAACTGCTGGCAGCGTTGCGTGGCGGCATCCGGACGGTGTTGATTCCGGAGGACAACCGCAAGGATCTTGCAGAGATCTCCCGTGATATTAAGGGGAAACTCGATATCCGCACAGTGCAATGGATTGATCAGGTGCTGGAGGTGGCGCTGACGTCGTCACCCGTGCCCCTGCCGGAGGCCGAGGAAGGCGTCACTGAAGCGACGTCAAAGGCCGAGGCTGGCGGAGAGTCAGTCCGGCCGCACTGA